A window from Streptomyces sp. NBC_00335 encodes these proteins:
- a CDS encoding copper homeostasis protein CutC — MSNRALLEVIALDVEDAVAAQAGGADRLELVTDMAADGLTPPRETFAAIRAAVDIRLRVMLRKADGFSAGSAQDVERLVEEARALRAEGAEEFVLGFLNPDGSPDLTSVEAVVAELGGCGWTFHRAIDRAADRDQLRKAAGDLPGLDTYLTAGAAGGVDEGLPVLLAEAAKAGTPGYEPRILVGGGLALSHLPVLREAGIDAFHIGSASRPSGWDRPVSAAAVAEWRSALS; from the coding sequence ATGAGCAACCGTGCGCTCCTGGAGGTGATCGCCCTCGACGTGGAGGACGCGGTCGCGGCCCAGGCCGGTGGGGCGGACCGACTCGAACTGGTCACCGACATGGCCGCCGACGGGCTCACCCCGCCGCGCGAGACCTTCGCGGCGATCCGGGCGGCGGTCGACATCCGGCTGCGCGTGATGCTCCGGAAGGCCGACGGCTTCTCGGCGGGCTCCGCGCAGGACGTGGAACGCCTGGTGGAGGAGGCGCGTGCGCTGCGCGCGGAGGGGGCCGAGGAGTTCGTCCTGGGCTTCCTGAACCCCGACGGCAGCCCCGACCTGACCTCCGTCGAGGCGGTCGTGGCGGAGCTCGGCGGCTGCGGGTGGACCTTCCACCGCGCGATCGACCGGGCGGCGGACCGCGACCAGCTCCGCAAGGCGGCCGGTGACCTGCCCGGGCTCGACACCTACCTGACCGCGGGCGCGGCGGGCGGGGTCGACGAGGGCCTGCCGGTGCTGCTGGCGGAGGCGGCGAAGGCGGGCACCCCGGGCTACGAGCCGCGCATCCTCGTGGGCGGCGGCCTCGCCCTCTCCCACCTCCCGGTGCTCCGTGAAGCGGGCATCGACGCCTTCCACATCGGCAGCGCGTCCCGCCCTTCCGGGTGGGACCGGCCGGTGTCGGCGGCGGCCGTCGCGGAATGGCGCTCCGCCCTGTCCTGA
- a CDS encoding HelD family protein, producing the protein MPAHAHVTDPDADPDSAPYADAAATDPLGRERAHLAASRSALRAMREDVENLDIRDVTANWVNAIVLQAQIDDRIKALADLAHTPLFFGRLNYLHSPGAELAEGAEGEQFYIGRRHVHDAGGDPMVIDWRAPVSQPFYRASKNDPQDIGLRRRFGYTGGELTAYEDEHLSDPAEAAAVSKLLQQEIERPRVGPMRDIVATIQPEQDEIVRSGLSGSVCVQGGPGTGKTAVGLHRVAYLLYAHRDRLARTGTLVIGPNRSFLHYIEQVLPALGELEVKQATVDDLVARADLEVRGADAAETAVVKGDARMADVLRRAVHSHVSEPVEPLMVVRGSRRWRVPAYEIAEIVAELQNRDIRYGAARDALPQRIAHAVLVRMEQAGEAPDDRVQDAVARNPAVKAVVKAVWPLVEPAKLVLRLLSDAGFLAEHAEGILSEREQELLLWAKPARSVKSVKWSAADLVLIDEATDLVERTHSLGHVVIDEAQDLSPMQYRAVGRRCTTGSATVLGDLAQGTTPWATRSWDEALGHLGKPGAVLEELTAGFRVPREVIAYASRLLPAISPGLSPVSSVRETPGSLIVSPVDSSCALPAAVIEACRASLVHEGSIGLIAADAWIPELGEALLAAGLPYLSPGEETTAESRLTLVPASLAKGLEYDYVVLHEPAEVVAGEPDERTGLRRLYVCLTRAVSGLTVLHAAPLPAALA; encoded by the coding sequence GTGCCCGCGCACGCCCACGTCACCGACCCCGACGCCGACCCCGACTCCGCCCCTTACGCCGACGCTGCCGCCACCGACCCCCTGGGCCGCGAGCGGGCCCACCTCGCCGCCTCCCGCTCGGCGCTCCGCGCGATGCGCGAGGACGTCGAGAACCTCGACATCCGTGACGTCACCGCGAACTGGGTCAACGCGATCGTCCTCCAGGCCCAGATCGACGACCGGATCAAGGCCCTCGCCGACCTCGCCCACACCCCGCTCTTCTTCGGCCGCCTCAACTACCTGCACTCGCCCGGCGCGGAGCTCGCCGAGGGCGCGGAGGGCGAGCAGTTCTACATCGGCCGCCGCCACGTCCACGACGCCGGCGGCGACCCCATGGTGATCGACTGGCGCGCGCCGGTCTCCCAGCCCTTCTACCGGGCCTCGAAGAACGACCCCCAGGACATCGGGCTGCGCCGCCGCTTCGGTTACACGGGCGGCGAGCTGACCGCGTACGAGGACGAGCACCTCTCCGACCCCGCCGAGGCGGCGGCCGTCAGCAAGCTGCTCCAGCAGGAGATCGAGCGCCCGCGCGTCGGCCCCATGCGCGACATCGTGGCGACGATCCAGCCGGAGCAGGACGAGATCGTGCGTTCCGGCCTGTCGGGATCCGTCTGCGTGCAGGGCGGTCCCGGCACCGGCAAGACGGCCGTCGGCCTGCACCGTGTCGCGTACCTCCTCTACGCGCACCGCGACCGCCTCGCCCGTACCGGCACCCTGGTCATCGGGCCGAACCGTTCCTTCCTGCACTACATCGAGCAGGTCCTGCCCGCCCTCGGCGAGCTGGAGGTGAAGCAGGCCACGGTCGACGACCTGGTCGCCCGCGCGGACCTGGAGGTACGCGGCGCGGACGCCGCCGAAACCGCCGTGGTCAAGGGCGATGCCCGGATGGCGGATGTCCTGCGCCGCGCGGTCCACTCGCACGTCTCGGAGCCGGTCGAACCGCTGATGGTGGTCCGCGGATCGCGCCGCTGGCGGGTGCCCGCGTACGAGATCGCCGAGATCGTCGCCGAGCTCCAGAACCGCGACATCCGCTACGGAGCCGCCCGCGACGCCCTCCCGCAGCGGATCGCGCACGCGGTCCTCGTACGCATGGAGCAGGCGGGCGAGGCGCCCGACGACCGGGTCCAGGACGCGGTGGCGCGCAATCCCGCCGTGAAGGCCGTGGTCAAGGCCGTGTGGCCGCTGGTGGAGCCGGCCAAGCTGGTGCTGCGGCTGCTCTCGGACGCGGGGTTCCTCGCGGAGCACGCGGAGGGGATCCTGTCGGAGCGGGAGCAGGAACTGCTGCTGTGGGCCAAGCCGGCGCGCAGCGTGAAGTCGGTGAAGTGGTCGGCGGCGGACCTGGTCCTCATCGACGAGGCGACGGACCTGGTGGAGCGCACGCACTCGCTCGGCCACGTCGTCATCGACGAGGCGCAGGACCTGTCCCCGATGCAGTACCGGGCGGTCGGCCGGCGCTGCACGACCGGCTCGGCGACGGTCCTCGGCGACCTCGCGCAGGGTACGACCCCGTGGGCGACGCGCAGCTGGGACGAGGCGCTGGGGCATCTGGGCAAGCCGGGCGCGGTGCTGGAGGAACTGACGGCGGGCTTCCGCGTGCCGCGCGAGGTGATCGCCTACGCCTCGCGGCTGCTGCCGGCGATCTCGCCGGGCCTGTCACCGGTCTCCTCGGTCCGTGAGACCCCGGGCTCGCTGATCGTCTCCCCGGTCGACTCCTCTTGCGCCCTTCCGGCGGCGGTGATCGAGGCCTGCCGGGCCTCGCTGGTGCACGAGGGGTCGATCGGGCTGATCGCGGCGGACGCGTGGATCCCGGAGCTCGGGGAGGCGCTGCTGGCGGCGGGCCTGCCGTACCTGTCCCCCGGCGAGGAGACGACTGCCGAGTCGCGCCTGACCCTCGTACCGGCTTCGCTCGCGAAGGGTCTGGAGTACGACTACGTCGTGCTGCACGAGCCGGCCGAGGTGGTGGCGGGCGAGCCAGACGAGCGGACCGGCCTGCGCCGCCTGTACGTCTGCCTCACCCGAGCCGTCTCGGGCCTCACCGTCCTCCACGCGGCCCCGCTGCCGGCTGCTCTGGCGTAG
- a CDS encoding DUF4031 domain-containing protein, translating to MTVYIDPPDWPGHGRLWSHLVSDASFEELHAFAASIGCPPKAFERDHYDVPEHRYADAVGAGAVEIGSKELVRRLTAAGLRRPKGRPA from the coding sequence GTGACGGTGTACATCGACCCGCCCGACTGGCCGGGTCACGGCCGCCTGTGGTCGCACCTGGTCAGCGACGCCTCGTTCGAAGAGCTGCACGCCTTCGCGGCATCGATCGGCTGCCCCCCGAAGGCCTTCGAACGCGACCACTACGACGTCCCGGAGCACCGGTACGCGGACGCGGTGGGCGCGGGCGCGGTGGAGATCGGCAGCAAGGAACTGGTCCGCAGACTGACGGCGGCCGGGCTGCGACGGCCCAAGGGGCGGCCGGCGTAG
- a CDS encoding GNAT family N-acetyltransferase, with protein MTDAPITPPTTPRADPIPPVAPPGGMAALAQPSYDLPCGLRLRPWEPYDAPALVAAYADPDIRHWNRPDPLTEDRAVTRIARWRERWHAERSAVWALAPAEGGSAVGLIGLADIDLRGGSGEFVYWLLPAGRGAGATTEGLAVLTRWAFGELGLHRLRITHSTANPASCRVALNSGYPLEGTMRGALLHADGWHDEHLHARLSTD; from the coding sequence ATGACCGACGCGCCGATCACTCCACCGACCACCCCGCGGGCCGACCCGATACCGCCCGTGGCCCCGCCCGGCGGGATGGCCGCCCTCGCCCAGCCCTCGTACGACCTCCCCTGCGGGCTGCGCCTGCGCCCCTGGGAGCCCTACGACGCCCCCGCGCTCGTGGCCGCGTACGCCGATCCGGACATCCGGCACTGGAACCGGCCGGACCCCCTCACCGAGGACCGGGCGGTCACCCGCATCGCCCGCTGGCGCGAGCGCTGGCACGCCGAACGTTCGGCGGTCTGGGCCCTGGCCCCGGCGGAGGGAGGCTCCGCGGTCGGCCTGATCGGCCTCGCCGACATCGACCTGCGCGGCGGCAGCGGGGAGTTCGTGTACTGGCTCCTCCCCGCCGGCCGCGGCGCCGGAGCCACCACCGAAGGCCTGGCCGTCCTGACCCGCTGGGCCTTCGGGGAACTCGGCCTGCACCGCCTGCGCATCACCCACTCCACGGCCAACCCGGCCTCCTGCCGTGTCGCCCTGAACTCCGGCTACCCCCTGGAGGGCACCATGCGCGGCGCCCTCCTCCACGCGGACGGCTGGCACGACGAACACCTCCACGCCCGCCTGAGCACGGACTGA
- a CDS encoding PTS transporter subunit EIIC has translation MSTDKNRATAAAILPLVGGPDNILSIAHCMTRLRITLRDRSLVQDEALKALPAVMGVVEDDTYQIVLGPGTVARVTPEFEALVAEGRAAAPVAPAAPAGPATPHTVTADELAAQGAAIKNAQKAKNSTPFKLFLRRIANIFVPLIPALIGCGIIAGLNGFLTNMGWVPAVVPALAAMASGFMSLIAVFVGYNTAKEFGGTAVLGGAVAAIIVFPGVAKIDAFGQQLSPGQGGVLGALAAALLAVQVEKWCRKWVPEALDVLVTPTLTVLISGLVTLFGLMFVAGEVSSAIGTFATWLLATGGAFAGLVLGGLFLPLVMLGLHQALIPIHTTLIEQTGYTVLLPILAMAGAGQVGAAVAVYYKLPRNRSIRATIKSALPAGFLGVGEPLIYGVSLPLGRPFITACIGGAAGGAFVGLFNQLGTAFGSTAIGPSGWALFPLLDGKSGMGTTIAIYAGGLAVGYLVGFAATYFFGFTRQMLTEFNSDPDPETALGTAAPATGPVPAADAAPVPVGR, from the coding sequence ATGTCCACTGACAAGAACCGCGCCACAGCCGCCGCGATCCTTCCCCTCGTCGGCGGTCCGGACAACATCCTCTCCATCGCGCACTGCATGACCCGCCTGCGGATCACCCTGCGCGACCGCTCCCTGGTCCAGGACGAGGCCCTCAAGGCCCTGCCCGCCGTGATGGGCGTCGTCGAGGACGACACGTACCAGATCGTGCTGGGACCGGGCACCGTCGCCCGCGTCACGCCCGAGTTCGAGGCCCTGGTCGCGGAAGGCCGCGCGGCGGCACCGGTGGCGCCCGCCGCCCCCGCAGGCCCCGCCACCCCCCACACCGTGACGGCCGACGAACTCGCCGCCCAGGGCGCGGCCATCAAGAACGCGCAGAAGGCGAAGAACTCCACCCCCTTCAAGCTGTTCCTGCGCCGCATCGCGAACATCTTCGTCCCGCTGATCCCGGCCCTGATCGGCTGCGGCATCATCGCCGGGCTCAACGGCTTCCTCACCAACATGGGCTGGGTGCCGGCCGTGGTCCCCGCCCTCGCCGCGATGGCGAGCGGGTTCATGTCCCTGATCGCGGTCTTCGTCGGCTACAACACGGCCAAGGAGTTCGGCGGCACCGCCGTCCTCGGCGGCGCGGTCGCCGCGATCATCGTCTTCCCGGGCGTCGCGAAGATCGACGCCTTCGGCCAGCAGCTCTCCCCCGGCCAGGGCGGCGTCCTCGGCGCACTGGCGGCCGCGCTGCTCGCCGTCCAGGTGGAGAAGTGGTGCCGCAAGTGGGTTCCGGAGGCGCTGGACGTCCTGGTCACCCCCACCCTCACCGTGCTGATCTCCGGCCTCGTCACCCTCTTCGGCCTGATGTTCGTCGCCGGCGAGGTCTCCAGCGCCATCGGCACCTTCGCCACCTGGCTGCTCGCCACCGGCGGGGCCTTCGCGGGCCTGGTCCTCGGCGGACTCTTCCTCCCGCTGGTCATGCTGGGCCTGCACCAGGCCCTGATCCCCATCCACACCACCCTGATCGAGCAGACCGGCTACACCGTCCTGCTCCCCATCCTCGCCATGGCGGGCGCGGGCCAGGTCGGCGCGGCCGTCGCCGTCTACTACAAGCTCCCCCGCAACCGCTCGATCCGCGCCACCATCAAGTCCGCCCTCCCGGCCGGCTTCCTGGGCGTGGGCGAACCCCTCATCTACGGCGTCTCCCTCCCCCTGGGACGCCCCTTCATCACCGCCTGCATCGGCGGCGCCGCGGGCGGAGCCTTCGTAGGCCTCTTCAACCAGCTCGGCACCGCCTTCGGCTCCACCGCCATCGGCCCCTCGGGCTGGGCGCTGTTCCCGCTGCTGGACGGCAAGTCGGGCATGGGGACGACCATCGCGATCTACGCGGGCGGCCTGGCCGTCGGCTACCTCGTGGGCTTCGCCGCCACCTACTTCTTCGGCTTCACCCGCCAGATGCTCACCGAGTTCAACTCCGACCCGGACCCGGAGACGGCCCTCGGGACCGCGGCCCCGGCCACCGGGCCCGTGCCCGCCGCGGACGCGGCCCCGGTCCCGGTGGGCCGCTGA
- the murQ gene encoding N-acetylmuramic acid 6-phosphate etherase, which translates to MTAYAELRAQLATLTTEAFRPELAEIDRLPTLEIARLMNAEDATVPAAVAGELETIAAAIDGIAERMARGGRLIYAGAGTAGRMGVLDASECPPTFNTDPSEVVGLIAGGPSAMVKAVEGAEDSRELAAEDLTALALTAEDTVIGISASGRTPYAIGAVEFARARGALTVGLSCNAGSALAAAADHGIEVVVGPELLTGSTRLKAGTAQKLVLNLISTLTMIRLGKTYGNLMVDMRSSNEKLRARARRIVSLATGAPDAEIEAALTASDGEVKQAILVILGGVDGPTAGELLTASKGHLRAALTQTPR; encoded by the coding sequence ATGACCGCGTACGCCGAACTCCGCGCCCAGCTCGCCACCTTGACCACCGAGGCATTCCGCCCCGAACTGGCCGAGATCGACCGGCTGCCCACCCTGGAGATCGCCCGCCTGATGAACGCCGAGGACGCCACCGTCCCGGCCGCCGTCGCCGGCGAGCTGGAGACGATCGCCGCCGCCATCGACGGGATCGCCGAACGGATGGCCCGCGGCGGGCGCCTGATCTACGCGGGCGCCGGCACCGCCGGCCGCATGGGCGTACTGGACGCCAGCGAATGCCCGCCCACCTTCAACACCGACCCCTCCGAGGTCGTCGGCCTGATCGCGGGCGGCCCCTCCGCCATGGTCAAGGCCGTCGAAGGCGCCGAGGACTCCAGGGAACTGGCCGCCGAGGACCTGACGGCGCTGGCCCTGACCGCCGAGGACACCGTCATCGGGATCTCCGCCTCCGGCCGCACCCCGTACGCGATCGGCGCCGTCGAGTTCGCCCGCGCCCGCGGCGCGCTCACCGTCGGACTGTCCTGCAACGCCGGCTCCGCGCTCGCCGCGGCCGCCGACCACGGCATCGAGGTGGTCGTCGGCCCCGAACTCCTCACCGGATCCACCCGCTTGAAGGCCGGCACCGCGCAGAAGCTCGTGCTCAACCTCATCTCGACCCTCACGATGATCCGGCTCGGCAAGACGTACGGAAACCTGATGGTCGACATGCGCTCCTCCAACGAGAAGCTGCGCGCCCGCGCCCGCCGCATCGTCTCGCTGGCCACCGGCGCCCCCGACGCCGAGATCGAGGCCGCGCTCACCGCGTCCGACGGCGAGGTCAAGCAGGCCATCCTCGTCATCCTCGGCGGAGTCGACGGCCCCACGGCCGGCGAACTGCTCACCGCCTCCAAGGGCCACCTCCGGGCCGCCCTCACCCAGACCCCGCGATGA
- a CDS encoding MurR/RpiR family transcriptional regulator: MSENVKENSSAGADRPVPVPAPAALRARVRSLGPSMTRSVQAVAEAVAEDPAACAALTVSDLAARTGTSEATVVRTARLLGYPGYRDLRLALAALAAQQESGAAPAVTVDIAVDDSLADVVAKLAQEEAQTLADTAAGLDVAALGSAVAALAGARRIEIYGVGASGLVAQDLAQKLQRIGLIAHAHSDPHLAVTTAVLLRPGDVAVAITHSGGTGDVIEPLRTAFERGATTLALTARAGSPVVHYADLVLATSAARETQLRPAAMSSRTSQLLVVDCLFVGVAQQTYETAAPALAASYEALAPRHHTPVPTAKRGSTTR; this comes from the coding sequence GTGAGCGAGAATGTGAAAGAAAACTCCAGCGCTGGTGCGGACCGACCCGTCCCCGTCCCGGCCCCCGCCGCACTGCGGGCCCGCGTCCGCAGCCTCGGCCCCTCGATGACCCGCTCCGTGCAGGCCGTCGCCGAGGCCGTCGCCGAAGACCCCGCGGCCTGCGCCGCGCTCACCGTCAGCGACCTCGCCGCCCGCACCGGCACCAGCGAGGCCACCGTCGTCCGCACCGCCCGCCTCCTCGGCTACCCCGGCTACCGCGACCTGCGCCTCGCGCTCGCCGCGCTCGCCGCCCAGCAGGAGTCCGGCGCGGCCCCCGCAGTCACCGTGGACATAGCCGTCGACGACTCCCTCGCCGACGTGGTCGCCAAGCTGGCCCAGGAGGAGGCGCAGACCCTCGCCGACACCGCCGCCGGACTCGACGTCGCCGCCCTCGGCTCGGCCGTCGCCGCCCTCGCGGGCGCCCGCCGCATCGAGATCTACGGCGTCGGCGCCTCCGGCCTCGTCGCCCAGGACCTCGCGCAGAAGCTCCAGCGCATCGGCCTCATCGCCCACGCGCACAGCGACCCGCACCTGGCCGTCACCACCGCCGTCCTGCTGCGCCCCGGCGACGTGGCCGTCGCCATCACCCACTCCGGCGGCACCGGCGACGTCATCGAGCCCCTGCGGACCGCCTTCGAGCGCGGAGCCACCACCCTGGCGCTCACGGCCCGCGCGGGCTCCCCCGTCGTCCACTACGCCGACCTCGTGCTGGCCACCTCCGCCGCCCGCGAGACCCAGCTGCGCCCGGCGGCCATGTCGAGCCGGACCAGCCAGCTCCTCGTCGTGGACTGCCTGTTCGTGGGCGTCGCCCAGCAGACCTACGAGACCGCGGCGCCCGCGCTCGCAGCCTCGTACGAGGCGCTCGCGCCCCGCCACCACACCCCCGTACCCACCGCCAAGCGGGGCAGCACCACCCGCTAG
- a CDS encoding Cmx/CmrA family chloramphenicol efflux MFS transporter, whose amino-acid sequence MPVAVYILGLSVFALGTSEFMLSGLLPPIAEDMGVTIPQAGLLISAFAIGMVVGAPLLAVATLRLPRRTTLLSLISLFGLGQVAGALAPSYELLFASRIVSALACAGFWAVGAAVAIAMVEQHQRARAMAVMIGGLSIANVLGVPAGAFLGEHLGWRSAFWAVGAASAVALVGILALIPKIPLPAEKPTLARELRIYRDRQVWLSIGVTALAAGGVFCAFSYLSPLLTDVAGLDSAWVPWILGLFGLGALVGTTVGGRIADAHLFGVMLWGITASTVFLAALALLASTAAAAIALSFLIGFSAFFTAPALNARMFNVAGAAPTLAGATTTAAFNLGNTGGPWLGGTVIDAGYGYSATAWAGAAMTVTAIALGLAALRLDRRTGSSAARPTRVVAGSTPSRSDATEKV is encoded by the coding sequence ATGCCCGTCGCCGTCTACATCCTCGGCCTCTCCGTCTTCGCACTCGGTACCAGCGAGTTCATGCTCTCCGGGCTGCTGCCACCCATCGCCGAGGACATGGGCGTCACCATCCCCCAGGCGGGCCTGCTCATATCCGCCTTCGCGATCGGCATGGTCGTCGGAGCGCCCCTGCTCGCCGTCGCCACGCTGCGGCTGCCGCGGCGCACCACGCTGCTGTCGCTGATCAGCCTCTTCGGCCTCGGCCAGGTCGCGGGCGCGCTGGCCCCCTCGTACGAGCTGCTCTTCGCCTCCCGCATCGTCTCCGCGCTCGCCTGCGCCGGCTTCTGGGCGGTGGGCGCCGCCGTGGCCATCGCCATGGTCGAGCAGCACCAGCGGGCCCGGGCCATGGCCGTCATGATCGGCGGGCTGTCCATCGCCAACGTCCTCGGCGTCCCCGCCGGCGCGTTCCTCGGTGAGCACCTGGGCTGGCGCTCCGCGTTCTGGGCGGTCGGCGCGGCCTCCGCCGTCGCGCTCGTCGGCATCCTCGCGCTGATCCCGAAGATCCCGCTGCCCGCCGAGAAGCCCACGCTCGCACGCGAGCTGCGCATCTACCGCGACCGCCAGGTGTGGCTGTCCATCGGCGTCACGGCGCTGGCCGCGGGTGGCGTCTTCTGCGCCTTCAGCTACCTGTCCCCGCTGCTCACGGACGTGGCCGGGCTCGACTCGGCGTGGGTCCCCTGGATCCTGGGCCTCTTCGGCCTGGGCGCGCTGGTGGGCACCACGGTGGGCGGGCGGATCGCCGACGCGCACCTGTTCGGGGTGATGCTGTGGGGCATCACCGCCTCCACGGTCTTCCTGGCGGCGCTGGCCCTGCTGGCCTCCACGGCGGCGGCCGCGATCGCCCTCTCGTTCCTGATCGGCTTCTCGGCGTTCTTCACCGCCCCGGCGCTCAACGCCCGCATGTTCAACGTCGCGGGCGCCGCCCCGACCCTGGCCGGCGCGACCACCACGGCCGCCTTCAACCTCGGCAACACCGGCGGCCCCTGGCTCGGCGGCACCGTCATCGACGCCGGCTACGGCTACTCCGCCACCGCCTGGGCAGGCGCCGCGATGACCGTCACCGCCATAGCCCTGGGCCTCGCAGCCCTGCGCCTGGACCGCCGTACGGGCTCCAGCGCGGCCCGCCCGACCCGCGTGGTGGCCGGCTCGACCCCGTCCCGATCGGACGCGACCGAGAAGGTCTGA
- a CDS encoding lipase family protein codes for MRRRLSAITAAGVAAILALGGGTTATATAGTGTNPDGGKGGKGLCAPGVPIGPEGEKFYDPPSPLPEGDHGDLIWARRVDAPDGARACRILYLSTLQTGTRVAVSGIVAWPDAPAPRSGRNVVAWAHGTVGGPRQCAPSAVPNPATDLVGYYTYDSPWGIDVGVPALTQFLDSGDVVVGTDYQGLGTPGVHQYTVAVTETNNVLDSVRAARQITDAHANDKAAVLGWSQGGGAAAFIAQNYKAYTPETNLVGIAALAPAANLGPDFRGLVLPGPTSPTSPSHNAALRVNVYRGFLAAYPALKAEDVLKPAGLEALRGDGVMCIEHLADVIQNNVGNAGQLDTLFQPLSVVPEIWHQRFRENTAGLVASVSPILVMQGTADTVINPNSTDEYVRRACRFGKPVEYTKYQGATHQTIPNVAEPEYLAWIADRFAGKPAPSNCP; via the coding sequence ATGAGACGACGGCTTTCCGCGATCACCGCGGCCGGTGTGGCCGCGATCCTCGCGCTGGGCGGCGGGACGACCGCGACGGCGACCGCGGGCACGGGCACGAACCCGGACGGCGGCAAGGGCGGCAAGGGGCTGTGCGCGCCGGGCGTTCCGATCGGGCCGGAGGGCGAGAAGTTCTACGACCCGCCGTCGCCGCTGCCCGAGGGTGACCACGGTGACCTGATCTGGGCCCGCCGCGTCGATGCCCCGGACGGTGCGCGCGCCTGCCGGATCCTGTACCTCTCGACCCTGCAGACCGGTACCCGCGTCGCCGTCTCGGGCATCGTGGCCTGGCCCGACGCCCCCGCGCCGCGCAGCGGCCGCAACGTGGTGGCCTGGGCGCACGGGACCGTGGGCGGCCCGCGCCAGTGCGCGCCCTCCGCGGTGCCGAACCCGGCCACCGACCTCGTCGGCTACTACACCTACGACAGCCCGTGGGGCATCGACGTCGGCGTGCCGGCGCTGACGCAGTTCCTCGACTCGGGTGACGTCGTGGTCGGTACGGACTACCAGGGTCTGGGCACCCCGGGCGTGCACCAGTACACGGTGGCCGTCACGGAGACGAACAACGTCCTGGACTCGGTCCGCGCGGCCCGCCAGATCACCGACGCCCACGCGAACGACAAGGCGGCCGTCCTGGGTTGGTCGCAGGGTGGCGGCGCGGCGGCGTTCATCGCCCAGAACTACAAGGCGTACACCCCGGAGACCAACCTGGTCGGCATCGCGGCGCTGGCGCCCGCCGCCAACCTGGGGCCGGACTTCCGCGGCCTGGTGCTGCCCGGCCCGACGTCCCCCACCTCGCCCTCCCACAACGCGGCGCTGCGCGTCAACGTCTACCGGGGCTTCCTCGCGGCCTACCCGGCGCTGAAGGCCGAGGACGTGCTGAAGCCGGCCGGGCTGGAGGCGCTGCGCGGTGACGGGGTGATGTGCATCGAGCACCTCGCCGACGTGATCCAGAACAACGTGGGTAACGCGGGGCAGCTGGACACGCTGTTCCAGCCGCTGAGCGTGGTGCCGGAGATCTGGCACCAGCGCTTCCGCGAGAACACCGCGGGCCTGGTCGCCTCGGTGTCGCCGATCCTGGTGATGCAGGGCACGGCGGACACGGTCATCAACCCGAACTCCACCGACGAGTACGTGAGGCGGGCCTGCAGGTTCGGCAAGCCGGTCGAGTACACGAAGTACCAGGGGGCGACGCACCAGACGATCCCCAACGTCGCGGAGCCGGAGTACCTGGCCTGGATCGCGGACCGCTTCGCGGGCAAGCCGGCGCCGTCCAACTGCCCCTGA
- a CDS encoding CopG family transcriptional regulator — MSDATQKYSISMPRDIAEAARARSGPSGLSAYVTAAVARQIERDNLAELVAVAEAEHGPITAEEIDATREEFRRAHGGPSGSDTEQKDVA; from the coding sequence ATGAGCGATGCCACCCAGAAGTACTCCATCTCGATGCCCCGAGACATCGCCGAGGCCGCTCGCGCCCGCAGCGGCCCCTCCGGCCTCTCCGCCTACGTCACCGCCGCAGTGGCCCGCCAGATCGAACGGGACAACTTGGCGGAGCTCGTCGCCGTGGCGGAGGCGGAGCACGGACCGATCACCGCGGAGGAGATCGACGCGACCCGGGAGGAATTCCGCCGCGCCCACGGAGGCCCTTCCGGCAGCGACACCGAGCAGAAGGACGTGGCATGA
- a CDS encoding HD domain-containing protein, protein MTSAMTSDTHREQDLRARWHATASAAGAAPGVDPAPYADRLLTAWAEPQRRYHTTAHLADVLARVDVLAAAGDEDGTDRPAVDLAAWFHDAVYRPDRSENEERSATLAERALPELGIDDARTAEVARLVRLTITHDPAPGDANGELLCDADLGVLAGTAQEYAAYAAAVRAEYGFVPDEAFRAGRAAVLRQLLALPRLFRTAHGAAHWEAPARANLAAELAELGEPSEEPGM, encoded by the coding sequence ATGACATCCGCCATGACTTCCGACACGCACCGCGAGCAGGACCTCCGCGCCCGCTGGCACGCCACCGCCTCCGCCGCCGGAGCCGCCCCCGGCGTCGACCCCGCCCCCTATGCCGACCGCCTCCTCACCGCCTGGGCGGAGCCGCAGCGCAGGTACCACACCACCGCGCACCTGGCCGACGTACTCGCACGCGTCGACGTACTCGCGGCGGCAGGGGACGAGGACGGAACGGACCGCCCGGCCGTAGACCTCGCCGCCTGGTTCCACGACGCCGTCTACCGGCCCGACCGCTCCGAGAACGAGGAGCGCAGCGCCACCCTCGCCGAGCGCGCCCTGCCCGAGCTCGGCATCGACGACGCCCGCACCGCCGAGGTGGCCCGCCTCGTCCGGCTCACGATCACCCACGACCCCGCCCCCGGCGACGCCAACGGCGAGCTGCTCTGCGACGCCGACCTGGGCGTCCTGGCGGGCACCGCGCAGGAGTACGCCGCCTACGCGGCAGCCGTGCGCGCCGAGTACGGCTTCGTCCCCGACGAGGCCTTCCGCGCCGGCCGGGCCGCCGTACTGCGCCAGCTGCTGGCGCTGCCCCGCCTCTTCCGCACCGCCCACGGGGCCGCGCACTGGGAGGCCCCGGCCCGCGCGAACCTGGCCGCGGAGCTGGCGGAGCTCGGCGAGCCCTCCGAGGAGCCGGGAATGTGA